From a single Candidatus Tanganyikabacteria bacterium genomic region:
- a CDS encoding winged helix-turn-helix transcriptional regulator translates to MGLASRDLDHTFAALADATRRAILARLASGEASVKELAGPFDMSLPAVSKHLKVLQRAGLISRGRDAQRRPCRLEPAALKEVADWVGQYRLFWEQSFDRLDEYLQQLQAKRKESSDEPDGQ, encoded by the coding sequence ATGGGTTTAGCAAGCCGGGACCTCGACCACACTTTTGCCGCCCTCGCCGATGCGACGAGACGGGCCATCCTGGCGCGTCTGGCAAGCGGGGAAGCGTCGGTCAAGGAGCTGGCGGGGCCCTTCGACATGAGCCTGCCGGCCGTTTCGAAGCATCTCAAGGTGCTCCAGCGGGCCGGGTTGATCTCCCGCGGTCGGGATGCTCAGAGGCGTCCGTGCCGGCTGGAGCCGGCTGCGCTCAAGGAGGTCGCCGATTGGGTGGGTCAGTACCGCCTGTTCTGGGAGCAGAGTTTCGACCGTCTGGACGAGTATCTGCAGCAGCTTCAGGCGAAGCGGAAGGAGAGTTCGGATGAGCCCGACGGGCAGTGA
- a CDS encoding SRPBCC domain-containing protein — MSPTGSEAAAMASEELVLTRVLDAPLALAYRVWTDHGHLARWWGPKGIGLTVIRLDFRPGGEFLYAMHGLGPEVAYGKFAYTEIVPEVRIVWNNSFATADGQVARNPFGGTWATYPLEVRHVLTFEADGDRTRVTLRARPIDATAEELQTFASVLGSVEAGTRGTLDQLVAYLDTLETDRDLVTARVFDAPRDLVFEAWTDPRHVDRWMGPRGFTTTTSEMDFRVGGSWRYVMRHEQYGSFENVVTYREIVRPERLVYDHGSPEDPTMMLVTVRFAEEGDGRTRLTMRSRFPSAEARDKVVAEVGAVEGGRQTLDRLAEHLASIGTRQERSAPCTG, encoded by the coding sequence ATGAGCCCGACGGGCAGTGAAGCGGCCGCCATGGCGAGCGAGGAACTGGTGCTCACGCGCGTCCTCGATGCGCCCCTGGCGCTGGCCTACCGGGTCTGGACAGACCACGGGCACCTGGCGAGGTGGTGGGGACCGAAGGGGATCGGCCTCACGGTCATCAGGCTCGATTTCCGCCCGGGCGGCGAGTTCCTCTACGCGATGCACGGCCTGGGTCCCGAGGTCGCCTACGGCAAGTTCGCGTATACCGAGATCGTTCCGGAGGTGCGCATCGTCTGGAACAACTCCTTCGCCACGGCCGACGGCCAGGTCGCGCGCAACCCCTTCGGTGGGACCTGGGCGACCTATCCGCTCGAGGTGAGGCACGTCCTGACATTCGAGGCCGACGGGGACAGGACGCGCGTCACCCTGCGGGCGCGCCCGATCGACGCGACCGCCGAGGAGCTGCAGACCTTCGCCAGCGTCCTGGGGAGCGTGGAGGCCGGCACCAGAGGCACGCTCGATCAGCTCGTAGCGTACCTCGACACCCTGGAGACCGATCGAGACCTCGTGACCGCGCGCGTCTTCGACGCACCCCGCGACCTGGTCTTCGAGGCCTGGACCGATCCTCGGCACGTCGACCGGTGGATGGGGCCGCGCGGGTTCACCACCACCACGTCAGAGATGGACTTCCGCGTCGGCGGCTCGTGGCGCTACGTCATGCGCCACGAGCAGTACGGCTCCTTCGAAAACGTGGTCACGTACCGCGAGATCGTCCGCCCCGAGCGCCTGGTTTACGACCACGGCTCGCCGGAGGATCCCACGATGATGCTCGTGACCGTCCGCTTCGCGGAGGAGGGCGACGGGAGGACGCGGCTCACCATGCGGAGCCGCTTCCCGTCGGCCGAGGCGCGAGACAAGGTCGTCGCCGAGGTCGGCGCCGTCGAAGGCGGCAGGCAGACCCTGGATCGCCTGGCCGAGCACCTGGCTTCGATTGGCACGAGACAGGAGCGATCCGCCCCGTGTACTGGATGA